The nucleotide window GCGATGGTGCTGCCGGTGGACATCGGCTGGAACGATGTCGGCAGCTGGTCCGCGCTGTGGGACGTGGCCGAACGCGACGCGCACGGCAACGCGCATCATGGTGACGTCATCGCCGTCGACAGCCGCAATAGCTACGCCTACGCGCAGCGCCTGGTGGCGCTGGTGGGCGTGGACGACATCGTGGTGGTGGAGACGGACGACGCCGTGCTGGTCGCGCGCAAGGACAAGGTGCAGGAGGTCAAGCAGGTGGTCGCGCGGCTCAAGCAGGAGCAGCGCAGCCAGGCCGTGCTGCACCGTGAAGTGCACCGCCCGTGGGGCAGCTACGACTCGGTCGACAACGGAGGCCGCCACCAGGTCAAGCGCATCAAGGTCAAGCCGGGCGCGGCGCTCAGCCTGCAGATGCACCATCACCGCGCCGAGCACTGGATCGTGGTCAGCGGCACCGCGAAGGTGACGCGCGGCGACGAAACCCTGCTGCTGTCGGAAAACGAAAGCACCTATATCCCGCTGGGCGTGAAGCATCGCCTGGAGAATCCGGGCAAGGTGCCGCTGGAACTGATCGAAGTGCAGTCCGGCAGCTACCTGGGCGAGGACGACATCGTGCGTTTCGAGGATGTCTACGGCCGCAGCCAGTGAGGGTTTGAGCGTCGTGCGTTACCGTCTGGATGATCTGGTGATCGACCTGGAGCGCCAGCGCGTCGAACGCGACGGCGAGCCGCTTGCCGTGGCGGGGCTCAGCTTCCAGCTGCTGCGGCACCTGGTGGAGCAGGGCGATCGCGTCGTCGGTTTCGACGAGCTCATCCAGCGCGTGTGGGCGCCGGCGGTGGTCGGCGAGGAGACCGTCACCCAACGCGTCAAACTGCTGCGCCAGGCCCTGGGAGACGACGGACGCAGCCCGCGCTACCTGCGTTCGGTGCGTGGACAGGGTTACCAGTTGTGCGTTCGTCCGCAGCTCCTGCCCGCCACTGGGGCTGCGACGCCGCCGACACCGGGTCCGCAACGGTCGCGCGTGGTGATGGCGGCCGTGGCAGGTTTAGTGGCGGTCGCGGCGTGCATGGGTCTGTGGGCGTGGAAGCGGCACGCCGACCGCATGGATGCGCCCGCGTCAGCCCCCGCGCTGGAGCAACCTTCGTTGCTGCAGCGTGCCGCCTACTACGCGGGCATCGGCCAGCGGGATGACAACGAACGCGCCATCGAACTGTTCGGGCAGGTGCTGCGGGAGCAGCCCGGCAATGTGGATGCGCTGGTCGGATTGAGCCGCGCGTACAGCGCCCGCGTCTGCCTGTTCAATTTCCCCCCTGTGTGGGCCGCACGCGCGCAGGCGCTGGCCGAGCAGGGCATCCGTGCGCAGCCCGCGCGTGCGACCGCCCACGCCGCGCTGGGGTATTCGCACGACTGTCGCGGCCGTATCGACGATGCGCTTGCCGGGTACGAACGCGCGCTCGCCCTGGACCCCGCCGCGGACAGTAGCCGCGCGTCCGCGGCCTACCTCTACGACCGCAAAGGACGGCTTGCCCGAGCGCTGCTCGCGAACACGTCGCTGCGCGGCGATCCGTCGCGCGTGCGCTACCTGCAGGTGCAGATCGCAGGCATCCTGGACCTGCTGGGCTACCCACAGGCAGCGGAAGCGCGCTATCGCCGCAGCTTCGCCCTGTATCCCGACAACGTCTTCTCCAACATCGCGTGGCCGCGTTTCCTGTTCCGGCATGGGCGCACGACCGAAGCGCAGGCCGCGCTGGACCAGGCCCTGCGCCGGGGCACCGAGCATGCCGACCTGTTTCTGCTGGCGGCCGAGTTGGCGCAGCTGCGGGGCGATGCCGCAGCTGCCCTGAAGGCCTACCGGCAGGCCGAGGCGTTGCGCCCGCAGGCCAGCCTGCCCGCGACGCTGGCCCGGCTTCATGCTGGCGCGGTAGATCCGGCATGGGCCGATGCGCGCGCCGATCGCCTCGTCCGCGACCTGGAAAGCGGTGCGGGCTACCCCTCCGACTGGCTTGAAGTCGTGGTGCTGCGCGAGGCTGCCGGCGATCGTGCGGCGGCGCTCGCATCGCTGCAGCGCGCAGTGGACGCGGGTTACAGCGATGCGGCCTACCTGCGGGTGTCGCCGCTGTTCAGGACATTGGCGGCCGAGCCGGCCTTCGCCCGTAGTGTGGATGCGCTGAACCGTCGCGTCGCGCTCGAGCACCGCAAGGTGCCCGGCGCGTTGCTGGAACGCCTTACGGCATCGCCTTGAGCACGTAGTCGCCGAACATCTGTTGCGACTGCGGGTGTACGTTGCGCTGGTTGAACGAGGTCCGCGTGATCACCGCCACCAGCTGCCGTTCGGGCACGATGAAGACGTAGTTGCCGCCATTGCCCGACATCGCCCACGCCGCCTGCTCTCCTTGCCGGCCCGGAAACCGGAACCGCCAGAACTGGTAGCCGTAGTCCGCGTCCTCGCGCGCCTGCGCATGCACCGTCAGCGCCGTGTTGATCCAGGGCGTGGAGATGATCTGCCGGCCCCGCCAGCGGCCGCCATCGGCCACCAGTTGCCCGAGTTTGGCCAGGTCGCGACTGCGGTAGCGCGTGCCACCGCCGCCCATGCCCACCCCCTCCGACGACCTGTTCCACTGCACCTGCCGGATACCCAACGGGTGTTCCAGTGCCTCGGCAGCGAAGCTGGCCAGCGGCTTGCCGGTTGCCCGTTCGATCACCGCACCCAGCAGGAAACTGCCCGCCGTGCAGTACGAAAAGGCCCGGCCATGGGGGCTGTCTTCGGGGCGCGTCACCCATGGCGCGAAGCCGCGCATCGGCAGGTCCAGGGCGAACCGGGTCCAGTCCTCGCTCAGGTACATGCGTTCCTCATTGCCGGTGGAGAACGGGTTTTCGTCGTCGCATTCCCAGGCCGAGCTCATCGTCAGCAGGTCCTCCAGCGTCATCCGCTGCTTGCGCGGACTGGGGTTCTTCCAGGGTTGCCTGTCGGCGAAATAGGCATACACCGGCGCCTGCGCGCCCGGGATGAGTCCCCGGTCGATCGCCGCCCCCAGCAGCAGGGCGGTGACACTCTTGGTGGCCGAACGCGTGTCGTTGAGCACGTCCGCGCCGCCGCCGTTGAAGTAGCGCTCGTACACCAGTCTGCCCTGGTGGGCGATGATGATGCTGGTGACCCCCGGGTACTCCCCCTGGGCGATGGCCGCCTCCAGCGCATGCAGGCGATCGATCTGCCAGCCGCCGCGACGGGCGTCGGCGACCTGCCAGCCATCCTGCATCGGCACGGGCGGGCGATAAGCTTCGGACGGGATGCTGGGGGCGCCGGTGGGTTCCGTTGCGTGGGCCACGGGCGACATGACGAGGGACAGCAACAGCAGGAAACGACGCATGGCAGGACTCCTTGGAAGGGAGCAGCATTCCAGCGCGGGCCTCAATGAAGCGCCTGACAGCGGGATGAAGATTTATGAAAGCGCTCGCCCGCGGCGCGCGGGCAAGAAGAAGCCCCGCATGGCGGGGCTCTCGCACGGTCCTGTAGCCCCGGCGGCTCAGGCCTCCTTCGTCACCATGGCCCAGATGGACAGCAGCACGCTGGCACCGATGACGGAGGCGATGAAGCCTGTCGGTCCGGCGGGGCTGCACCCGCCCAGCGCCCCCCGCTGAAGCATGCCGGCAACGCACCGGCGATGCCCAGCTGCATGGTCATGAACAGGCCCGGCTTGGCCGTCCCGGGAAGGTCCATCGCGACTCACCCCGCTCCCACAAGCCGCAAGCTCGGAAAACGAGCAGGCCGGGTTGCCCCGGCCCGCTCGTGCTGCATGTGCGGACGGGATCAGCAGCAGCCGTGGTCGCCGTGCTGTTCGCCGCCGGCCACCGCCGCCACGCCGGTGGTCTCGCCGCGGACGCTGGCCGCGTGGTGTCCGGCGATCACGCGCGCCACGCACGCGGTGACTTTCTTGCCCATCGGGATGTGCAGGAACTCGTTCGGCCCATGCGCATTGGAATGCGGGCCCAGTACGCCGGTGATCATGAACTGCGCGCCGGGGAATTTCTCGCCCAGCATGCCCATGAAGGGAATCGTGCCGCCTTCGCCCATGTACATCGCCGGCTTGCCGAAGAACTCGCGGCTGGAAGCGTCGATCGCCTGTTCCAGCCAGGGCGACATCGCGGGCGCATTCCAGCCGGTGCTGGCCTTCTCCAGCTCCAGGCTGACCTGCGCACCGTTGGGCGCATCCTTCTCCAGCAGGTCCTTCAGCAACTGGCCGGCCTGCTTGCCGTCCAGCGTGGGCGGCAGGCGCAGCGACAGCTTCACCGAGGTATGGGGGCGCAGCACGTTGCCGGCGGACGAGAGCGGCGGCATGCCGTCGACACCGGTGACCGACAACGCCGGGCGCCAGGTGCGGTTGAGCACCAGTTCGGCCAGGTCTTCGGCCATCGGGGTCATGCCGGGCAGGAAGGGGAACTTGTCGAACAACGCCGTGTCCAGCACGCGCGCGGCCTCCTGCGCCTGCGCGAGCCGGTCCGCCGGAATCTCGACCTGCAGGCCCTGCGGCAGGATGCGGCCGGTCCGTTCGTCTTCCAGTCGCGACAGCAGTTGGCGCAGCAGGCGGAAGCTGGAGGGCACCACGCCCGATGCATCGCCGGAATGCACGCCTTCTTCCAGCACCTTGACGGTGAAGTTGCCGCCGGCCAGGCCGCGCAGCGAGGTGGTGCACCAGAGTTGCTCGTAGTTGCCGCATCCGGAGTCCAGGCAGACCACCAGCGACGGCTTGCCGATGCGGTCGGCGAGGTGGTCGACGTAGGCCGGCAGGTCGTAGCTGCCCGACTCCTCGCAGGCTTCGATCAGCACCACGCAGCGCGCATGCGGCACGCCCTGCTGCTGCAAGGCCTGGATGGCGGCCAGCGAGCCGAAGATCGCGTAGCCGTCGTCGGCGCCGCCGCGGCCGTACAGTTTGTCGCCCTTGATCACCGGCACCCACGGGCCCAGGTCGTCGTCCCAGCCGGTCATCTCCGGCTGCTTGTCCAGGTGGCCGTACAGCAGCACGGTGTCGGCGCCGGTTTCGGGACCGCTGGCGGGAATCTCGATGAAGATCAGCGGCGTGCGGCCTTCAAGGCGCACCACGTCCACCTGCATGCCGGGCACCGGTTGCGCCTTCGCCCAGCGCTCCATCAGCTGGACCGCCTGCTCCATGTACCCGTTGGCCACCCAGTCCTTATCGAACATCGGCGACTTGTTGGGGATGCGGATGTATTCGACCAGCTGCGGGACGATGTCGTCGTCCCATTTCTCGGCTACGTAGCGGTCGACTTTGGCGGTGTCCATGGCAACTCCGGGGTACTGAAAGGCAGGCCGCCATTCTACGCCCTGACCCGGGGTAGGACTTTTCCTACGACTGGCTGCGGCATTTACGGGCAGATTCGCCCGTGCAAGGGCGATACCGTGGCAACTGTCGGAATTGGACGCTTTCCCTACCGCCGCAGGCCTCGGGCCACCGGCGGAAACATGCCGGATGCCCTGACGCATCCGGCATGCACGGACAGTCCAATGCCACAAGGAGAGTCGCCATGAAGTCGTTCGTCCACACCGTGTTCGCCACCGTCCTGTCGCTGCTGATCGCCGCGCAGGCGCTGGCGACCGAGAAAGTCAACATCAACACCGCCGATGCGGCCGCGCTGGATCGCGTGCTGGTCGGGGTCGGCCCGTCGAAGGCGGCCGCGATCGTCGAGTACCGCAAGGCCAACGGGCCGTTCAAGAGCGCCGAGGAGCTCGCCATGGTGAAGGGCATCGGCCTGAGCACCGTCGAGCAGAACCGCGACCGCATCGAGCTGCGCACGGGCGCCACCCCGGCGCGCAAGCCGGCTGCCGCGACAGCGGCGCCCGCCAAGCCGGTCGCGCGACGCTGATCGATTCCCAGGCCGGGCGGCTCCACAGGATGTGGGGCGCCGGGCACAGGGGCAGGAAGCCAGGGGGAAACAGGCTGGATGCCGACAGGGACGTATCCATACCGCGCACGAAGCGCATGCCGGCAGCAGGCTGAAGCCTGATTCGCCGGCGACAGGCCACAGGGACGTCGGCAACGCCCGGACGCGCAGGACGCACGTCCGGGCGTTGCCGTTTGCTGGAGAGAGGTGGTGGGTGCGTAGGAGGGGCCGGGTGCCGGCTAGAATCACGCCACGGACTGCCGGGGAACCTCATGCCGGAATCATCGCGCGTCATTCCCGCCAACGAGTACCGGCGGGTACGTTGGAAGAACGGATTGGGCTGGACCCGTGAAATCGTGCGGGTCCCGGACGACGACGACTGGGACTGGCGGCTGTCGATCGCCGAGATCGAACGCGATGCGGCGTTCTCATCGTTCCCCGGCATCGATCGCGAACTGGTGCTGTTGCGCGGGAATGGCGTGCGCCTGAGGTTCGAAGACGGGCGCACGGTCGATCTGATGCCGCCGCACGACCGGTGCCGGTTCGCGGGCGAGGACGTGGTGACCGGCGAACTGGTCGATGGCACGACGCACGATTTCAACCTGATGTGGCGGCGGGGTCGGGTCCGCACCGAACTGCTGCATCGTCCGCTGGTGGGTCCGATGCTGTTCTTCACCGAGCCGGGCGTGCACTGGGTGGTCCACCTGATTGCCGGACAGGCGGCGTTCGACGCGGCCAACGGCCTGGGCGATCTGTGCACCGGCGATACCGCCGTCCTGGTGGGCGGCAATGCGCGCGCGCGGCATGCCTTGCACGGCGGTGGCGAGCTGCTGGCCATCCGCATCCAGGCCGAAGACCGTTGAGGACGGCGGGTCAGTACACGTCGCGGCGATAGCGCCCGGCAATCCGCAGATCCTCGACCTTGTCCTGGCCCAGGATGCGCCGCAGCGTGGCGTCCACGTCGGGCGCCATGCCGGCCAGGCTCCCGCAGACGTAGACCGCGGCGCCTTCTTCGACCCACTGCCGCAGCCGGTCCGCATGCGCCTGCAGGGCATGCTGGACGTAGCGCTGGGCGCTGCCATCGCGCGAGAAGGTCAGGTCGAGATGTGGCAGTACGCCTCGCGCCTGCCATGCCGCCAGCTCGTCGGCGAAGAAGACGTCGTGCGCGCGCTGGCGCTCGCCGAACAGCAGCCAGTTGCGTGTTGCGCCGGCCAGCGCCCGCGCCTTCAGGTGGGCGCGCAGGCCCGCCAGGCCCGTGCCGTTGCCGATCAGGATCATCGGCACGTCGTTAGCGGGCGGATGGAAATTCGGATTGCGGCGGATGCGCAGGGCGATGGCGTCCCCCGGTTGCGCATGCCGGCACAGCCAACCACTGCCCAGGCCGGCGGTACCGTCCTGGTGGTGCATCAGGCGCACGAGCAGATGCAGCGCGCCATCGCCGGGAAGGGAGGCGATGGAGTATTCGCGGTGCGGTAGGGGCGTGCAGGCGTCGGCAAGCGCCTGCGCGCCGCCGCGCCAGAGCGCATGGTCCGCGACGGGCCACTGGCTGCGGGCAAGCATCTGCGCCAGCGGTTGCGACTGGCCCTGCCACTGCACGCGGACGTCGCCCGCCAGGCCGGTACGCTGCAGGACGTCATCGACCTCGGCCATGACGCGGCACGGTCCGATCTCGGCGATGTCGCCGGCGATCCAATCGGGCAGCGGACCGGATCCGGGTGTCAGGGACAGGTGGAATACGGGGCCGCCGATGCTGCCGGGATTCAGCTCGACGCGATCGCGCAGTCGCCAGGATTCA belongs to Pseudoxanthomonas sp. F37 and includes:
- a CDS encoding serine hydrolase, with product MRRFLLLLSLVMSPVAHATEPTGAPSIPSEAYRPPVPMQDGWQVADARRGGWQIDRLHALEAAIAQGEYPGVTSIIIAHQGRLVYERYFNGGGADVLNDTRSATKSVTALLLGAAIDRGLIPGAQAPVYAYFADRQPWKNPSPRKQRMTLEDLLTMSSAWECDDENPFSTGNEERMYLSEDWTRFALDLPMRGFAPWVTRPEDSPHGRAFSYCTAGSFLLGAVIERATGKPLASFAAEALEHPLGIRQVQWNRSSEGVGMGGGGTRYRSRDLAKLGQLVADGGRWRGRQIISTPWINTALTVHAQAREDADYGYQFWRFRFPGRQGEQAAWAMSGNGGNYVFIVPERQLVAVITRTSFNQRNVHPQSQQMFGDYVLKAMP
- a CDS encoding sulfite reductase subunit alpha → MSTSGSPRQRWNPAFMGNALVMLVLAASAWLFAGLHEGDGWQASPSRDRVCIAVAAVVAYAGLVAGCLYRARTRDRAGHAVMHAGQDAVWVVHASQTGFAMELADMTAASLRQGGVAVQRAGLERLDAAQLQAIERAVFVVSTTGEGDPPDPALGFVRHVMSQMLVLQKLRYAVLALGDREYAQFCAFGHQLDDWLRRQGAQPLFDLVEVDNADDSALRHWQHHIGQLGDGRGAQDWATPRYESWRLRDRVELNPGSIGGPVFHLSLTPGSGPLPDWIAGDIAEIGPCRVMAEVDDVLQRTGLAGDVRVQWQGQSQPLAQMLARSQWPVADHALWRGGAQALADACTPLPHREYSIASLPGDGALHLLVRLMHHQDGTAGLGSGWLCRHAQPGDAIALRIRRNPNFHPPANDVPMILIGNGTGLAGLRAHLKARALAGATRNWLLFGERQRAHDVFFADELAAWQARGVLPHLDLTFSRDGSAQRYVQHALQAHADRLRQWVEEGAAVYVCGSLAGMAPDVDATLRRILGQDKVEDLRIAGRYRRDVY
- a CDS encoding winged helix-turn-helix domain-containing protein — its product is MRYRLDDLVIDLERQRVERDGEPLAVAGLSFQLLRHLVEQGDRVVGFDELIQRVWAPAVVGEETVTQRVKLLRQALGDDGRSPRYLRSVRGQGYQLCVRPQLLPATGAATPPTPGPQRSRVVMAAVAGLVAVAACMGLWAWKRHADRMDAPASAPALEQPSLLQRAAYYAGIGQRDDNERAIELFGQVLREQPGNVDALVGLSRAYSARVCLFNFPPVWAARAQALAEQGIRAQPARATAHAALGYSHDCRGRIDDALAGYERALALDPAADSSRASAAYLYDRKGRLARALLANTSLRGDPSRVRYLQVQIAGILDLLGYPQAAEARYRRSFALYPDNVFSNIAWPRFLFRHGRTTEAQAALDQALRRGTEHADLFLLAAELAQLRGDAAAALKAYRQAEALRPQASLPATLARLHAGAVDPAWADARADRLVRDLESGAGYPSDWLEVVVLREAAGDRAAALASLQRAVDAGYSDAAYLRVSPLFRTLAAEPAFARSVDALNRRVALEHRKVPGALLERLTASP
- a CDS encoding helix-hairpin-helix domain-containing protein, whose amino-acid sequence is MKSFVHTVFATVLSLLIAAQALATEKVNINTADAAALDRVLVGVGPSKAAAIVEYRKANGPFKSAEELAMVKGIGLSTVEQNRDRIELRTGATPARKPAAATAAPAKPVARR
- a CDS encoding M20 family metallopeptidase, with translation MDTAKVDRYVAEKWDDDIVPQLVEYIRIPNKSPMFDKDWVANGYMEQAVQLMERWAKAQPVPGMQVDVVRLEGRTPLIFIEIPASGPETGADTVLLYGHLDKQPEMTGWDDDLGPWVPVIKGDKLYGRGGADDGYAIFGSLAAIQALQQQGVPHARCVVLIEACEESGSYDLPAYVDHLADRIGKPSLVVCLDSGCGNYEQLWCTTSLRGLAGGNFTVKVLEEGVHSGDASGVVPSSFRLLRQLLSRLEDERTGRILPQGLQVEIPADRLAQAQEAARVLDTALFDKFPFLPGMTPMAEDLAELVLNRTWRPALSVTGVDGMPPLSSAGNVLRPHTSVKLSLRLPPTLDGKQAGQLLKDLLEKDAPNGAQVSLELEKASTGWNAPAMSPWLEQAIDASSREFFGKPAMYMGEGGTIPFMGMLGEKFPGAQFMITGVLGPHSNAHGPNEFLHIPMGKKVTACVARVIAGHHAASVRGETTGVAAVAGGEQHGDHGCC
- a CDS encoding HutD family protein, yielding MPESSRVIPANEYRRVRWKNGLGWTREIVRVPDDDDWDWRLSIAEIERDAAFSSFPGIDRELVLLRGNGVRLRFEDGRTVDLMPPHDRCRFAGEDVVTGELVDGTTHDFNLMWRRGRVRTELLHRPLVGPMLFFTEPGVHWVVHLIAGQAAFDAANGLGDLCTGDTAVLVGGNARARHALHGGGELLAIRIQAEDR